In Sphingobacteriia bacterium, the DNA window GATTTCAATCTTTAATGAATTCTAAAAATTACCCGTCTTATGAAGATAATCATATTTATCATCTTATGAATAAACTTGAAAATCATGAAAATTTACCAACTGAGCATCGTATAGTAATTTGGAATGATGGTATGTTTGGTCCAATGTCGGAAGAGATATCTATTAATGATGAAAATGCTAAATACACTGCTGATAGTATCGATGACGTTGAGCTTGATGGTAAAGTTACTGTTATGGTTGTACATACCGGAAGTCATTTCCAAGCTTTATTAGTAGATAAACTTAACCCAATAAAGCCAAGATTATTTTATTTTGAACCAGCTTCAAATGGAGCGGAACCTTCATTTATTAAATATTTAGATCAGGGGAAATATGAAATTTATTGTAATACAATAGCTTTCCAAGATTCGAGTAGTTATGAATGCGGACCTTTATGTATTGAATTTTTAATGCGTGCTTATAATGGAAGAATTTGGGAAAATTCAGCTATTACACAAAAAAATTATAATGATGAACTGGTTACTCTTATTGATAATAAAGCAAATAATATTCCTAATAATAAAAAAGATTTTATATACTTTGAAGAATTTAGTAAAAATAATATTAGGCCAAGACAATATAAGTTAATTGAGATTAGTGTTGAAACTGCACCTAGGGTGCATACTCAAGCACACGAAGAGAATAATTTAAAAGAAAATCAAGAACCAAAGACACAAAGTAACTTACCCTCTCCTGAAAATAAGAATAATCCTGGTCATGAAAAAAAGACTTCATTAAATTATATTAAATTAGCTTTAGGTATTTTACTAGGTGGATTAAGCATAATTGGCGCAAGCTTTATTCCACAACTTAGAAAAGTAAAACCTTTATATTTAATATCAACTATAGTTTTAGGTGAAAATTTCTTAGCTAATTTACTTTCACCAAAAGAAGAAAAACAAAACCACCAAAATGTTGTTAGATCATTTGCATCTAATCTTTTCGGCTTAGGTTGGGCTAAAAAACTTGATCAATCAACCGAACAAACTCAATCGGGTCCTAACCTTAACGCTTAACTTTAACTTATAACCCTTCTGTACATAAAATATAGAAGGGTTATTTATATATATATTATAAAGGCAAAACCCTTTGAACATCTAGTAAAACATTGTTTTTATTAATAAAAAATATTACTTATTCTAATAAAGCTTATGTTGACATTTGGTTAAATTTAAGTTAATATTTGTTAAATTTATTAACTTTTAATTATTTATCAAAATATGTTTGATTCTTCACATTTTAAATATCTTCCTTCAGAAATATTGGATTTAGTTTCTGATAATATGGATGATAAAGAGTTTATGAGTTTCATAAGCAAAAATAAACAACTAAGAAGATATTACATTTTAAATGAATTGAATGCTTTAACTACTAATGGTAAAAGCGGAAAAAATCAGCTTTTAAGCTTTCTTGTATTAAAAAATTTTTTAGACAATTTAAAAGAAAACGACAACCTTTGCTTTAACATAACTTATTTTAATGATTTTCAGTTTTTTAAGTACAAGCTTCCTAAAACCATATCTGAATTATTAAAACAATACAGATTTAAAAAATTTAATGCACACCTAGAATTACTTTTAGCTGTAGCAAATTCTGATCTTGAATATGAACTTCCTAATCTTATATATATTTATAATAATATTGATAATAAGACAAAAAAGTTTTTTTGCGATTTCACAGTAAATGCCTCAAATACTATAGGGAACCTTATTGCGGGGCAGTTTCAGTTATTTGAAATTCTAGAGAATATAAGCTTGAGTGAACAAGATCGTATAAACAAAATTATGCATTTAATTTCATTAGGTACACCTTTTGATTATAATTCATTAAAAGAGGCGTTTTATATATTAGAACAAAATCATAACATTTTTGAATATTTAAAAAAAATACATGATTTTAGAGAGTATCCAATAATTAATTGGAACATTTTAGAAACCTTAAATGATAAAGAAACTCGAGTTATAATTAATGCCAGAAATGCCCAACTAGATACTCTTTTAAATTTTCTTATAAGAGAAAATTATGAAACATACGCAAAGGTTATAATAAATAAAGGCTGTAATCTAAATATGGCAGGTAAAGGGTTTAAAACTCATTTAATTGAAGCAATAAATAATAAATGTTTTCTTATTGCCAAAATATTAATTGAAGAAAAAAAAGTTAGTTTAAAGATTTCGGATAATAATTATGATAATCCTTTAGATTATGCTATATTAAGTAAAAATAAAGATATATGCGAATTATTAATCGCTAATGGAGCTGATTTAAACTTATACGGTAGTAGTCAAGAGCCCCCTATTCATAATGCAATTCGTTACGCTGGAAAAGAACTATCTCAATTATTAATTCAAAGTGGTGCAGATATAGATCAAAAAAATAAGTATAATGAAACTGCTTTGACAATTGCTATAAAGTGGGAATTTTTTGATATTGCAAAAGATTTAATTGAAAGAAATGCAGATGTTCATGTTATAGATTATGAAAAAAATAATCTTTTAATCTCCGCAGCCGAGTCCAAAAAAGATAATATAGATATATTGAATATTTTATTAGAT includes these proteins:
- a CDS encoding ankyrin repeat domain-containing protein; this translates as MFDSSHFKYLPSEILDLVSDNMDDKEFMSFISKNKQLRRYYILNELNALTTNGKSGKNQLLSFLVLKNFLDNLKENDNLCFNITYFNDFQFFKYKLPKTISELLKQYRFKKFNAHLELLLAVANSDLEYELPNLIYIYNNIDNKTKKFFCDFTVNASNTIGNLIAGQFQLFEILENISLSEQDRINKIMHLISLGTPFDYNSLKEAFYILEQNHNIFEYLKKIHDFREYPIINWNILETLNDKETRVIINARNAQLDTLLNFLIRENYETYAKVIINKGCNLNMAGKGFKTHLIEAINNKCFLIAKILIEEKKVSLKISDNNYDNPLDYAILSKNKDICELLIANGADLNLYGSSQEPPIHNAIRYAGKELSQLLIQSGADIDQKNKYNETALTIAIKWEFFDIAKDLIERNADVHVIDYEKNNLLISAAESKKDNIDILNILLDKGLNIDHFNKYGYTALYNAISTENSKATQLLLSRGADIKLKDSTGKTYLHFACEKGNYSGVKFFIEQGLDVNAKDINGFTPLHYALNYNNYSLDFSSQRFDIVKLLIQNNANVNDVTNDGDYPLELAVSTGNLELVKFLREKGANLVFDTKNNKSNILHTACRKNFKNIAEFLLQLNSDLVNSLDHEDYTPVYWAIGLKRTEMVELLFKYSPKPYIQKGNLHTYLHVACGTDAIDIVKLLYNEGYDVNALNYNNETPLHYAVMYGKTAIVKFLLEKGADITIKNNSGQSVFEIMRFGPDRELIYRILINHKNLIDSRNIQNNVSSKAQLKEPIESSTKSNADDNAQPNQLLTNENAQNNSSIKDSPSKKNIIFNILKPLGLILYVTGLAILSDRFIFKTNALPRFFNYCFKTLKNSNNYRNYLEKATEQAAKIIQRNFNS